A window of Natronolimnobius sp. AArcel1 contains these coding sequences:
- a CDS encoding homoserine dehydrogenase, which yields MKLAILGAGDVGRSVADLAGEYGHDVVALADSSSAALDQSGIDVEDALEAKLSGGQVGEDDPETVFDTDYDVLVEATPTTLDDAEPGFSHVKRALETDHHVVLANKGPVAERYEELRALEADSAGSIRFEATVGGAIPVLSTIEDSTPQAVTAVRGVLNGTANFILTRMAAEGLDYEHVLAEAQDLGVAEADPTFDVDGTDAALKFVILANVLSEGGFALEDATVDGIQNVPGSALDLAAEDGQTIRLIGEATRDGVRVGPRLVPENSALAVTGTRNIVQIETKHAGSLHSSGRGAGGPETATAVLSDVGRLPEL from the coding sequence ATGAAACTCGCAATTCTCGGCGCTGGCGATGTCGGCCGCTCGGTCGCAGACCTCGCTGGCGAATACGGCCACGACGTCGTTGCACTGGCAGACTCGAGTAGCGCCGCTCTCGACCAATCAGGTATCGACGTCGAAGACGCACTCGAGGCAAAACTCAGTGGTGGACAGGTCGGCGAAGACGACCCGGAAACTGTCTTCGACACCGACTACGACGTGCTCGTCGAGGCAACACCAACCACGCTCGACGACGCCGAACCCGGCTTCTCGCACGTCAAACGCGCACTCGAGACCGACCACCACGTCGTGCTGGCGAACAAGGGTCCCGTCGCCGAACGCTACGAGGAACTACGCGCACTCGAGGCCGACAGCGCGGGTTCGATCCGCTTCGAGGCAACCGTTGGCGGCGCAATTCCCGTGCTCTCGACCATCGAGGACTCGACGCCACAGGCAGTCACCGCCGTTCGCGGCGTCTTGAACGGCACCGCGAACTTCATCCTCACCCGGATGGCTGCCGAGGGACTCGATTACGAACACGTCCTTGCGGAGGCACAGGATCTCGGCGTCGCGGAAGCCGATCCGACCTTCGACGTCGACGGCACCGACGCCGCACTCAAGTTCGTCATCCTCGCGAACGTCCTCTCTGAGGGCGGCTTCGCACTCGAGGACGCCACCGTCGACGGCATCCAGAACGTTCCCGGCAGCGCACTCGACCTCGCTGCCGAAGATGGCCAGACGATCCGGCTCATCGGCGAAGCAACCCGTGACGGTGTCCGTGTCGGGCCGCGTCTGGTTCCCGAAAACAGCGCTCTCGCGGTGACTGGCACGCGAAACATCGTCCAGATCGAGACGAAACACGCCGGCTCGCTGCACTCGAGTGGCCGCGGTGCGGGCGGTCCAGAGACGGCGACGGCAGTGCTGTCTGACGTCGGGCGGCTGCCCGAACTGTAA
- the tuf gene encoding translation elongation factor EF-1 subunit alpha, with product MSEQHQNLAVIGHVDHGKSTLVGRLLYETGSVPEHVIEQHREEAEEKGKGGFEFAYVMDNLAEERERGVTIDIAHQEFTTDEYDFTIVDCPGHRDFVKNMITGASQADNAVLVVAADDGVAPQTQEHVFLARTLGIDELIVGVNKMDVVDYKEDTYDDVVEEVTQLLNQVQFNTEDASFIPISAFEGDNIAESSDETSWYDGETLLEALNALPAPQPPTDAPLRLPIQDVYTISGIGTVPVGRIETGVMNIGDDVSFQPSDVGGEVKTIEMHHEEVPKAEPGDNVGFNVRGIGKDDIRRGDVCGPADEPPSVAETFQAQVVVMQHPSVITAGYTPVFHAHTSQVACTIESIDKKMDPSSGEVAEENPDFIQSGDAAVVTIRPQKPLSIEPSSEIPELGSFAIRDMGQTIAAGKVLEVHEK from the coding sequence ATGAGCGAACAACACCAGAACCTGGCCGTAATCGGTCACGTTGACCACGGGAAAAGTACGCTCGTGGGCCGACTCCTCTACGAGACGGGGAGCGTTCCCGAGCACGTTATCGAACAGCACCGCGAAGAAGCAGAAGAGAAGGGCAAGGGCGGATTCGAATTCGCCTACGTGATGGACAACCTCGCCGAAGAGCGAGAGCGTGGTGTCACCATCGACATCGCCCACCAGGAGTTCACCACCGACGAGTACGACTTTACCATCGTCGACTGTCCTGGCCACCGCGACTTCGTCAAGAACATGATCACGGGCGCATCCCAGGCGGACAACGCTGTCCTCGTCGTCGCTGCTGACGACGGTGTCGCGCCTCAGACCCAGGAGCACGTGTTCCTGGCTCGGACCCTCGGTATCGACGAGCTCATCGTCGGCGTCAACAAGATGGACGTCGTCGACTACAAGGAAGACACCTACGACGACGTCGTCGAAGAGGTTACCCAGCTCCTCAACCAGGTCCAGTTCAACACCGAAGACGCCTCGTTCATCCCGATCTCGGCGTTCGAAGGCGACAACATCGCCGAATCCTCGGACGAGACATCGTGGTACGACGGCGAAACGCTGCTTGAGGCACTCAACGCCCTGCCAGCGCCACAGCCACCAACGGACGCACCACTGCGACTCCCAATTCAGGACGTCTACACGATTTCCGGAATCGGTACCGTCCCAGTCGGACGTATCGAGACCGGTGTCATGAACATCGGCGACGACGTCTCCTTCCAGCCAAGCGACGTTGGCGGCGAGGTCAAGACCATCGAGATGCACCACGAAGAGGTGCCAAAAGCAGAACCCGGTGACAACGTTGGATTCAACGTTCGTGGCATCGGTAAGGACGACATCCGCCGCGGTGACGTCTGTGGCCCAGCCGACGAGCCACCAAGCGTCGCCGAGACGTTCCAGGCACAGGTCGTCGTCATGCAGCACCCATCCGTGATCACGGCCGGCTACACCCCGGTCTTCCACGCACACACCTCGCAGGTCGCCTGTACGATCGAGTCCATCGACAAGAAAATGGACCCATCGAGCGGCGAAGTCGCCGAGGAGAACCCAGACTTCATCCAGTCGGGTGACGCTGCAGTGGTCACGATCCGACCACAAAAGCCTCTCAGCATCGAGCCATCCAGCGAAATTCCAGAACTCGGGAGCTTCGCAATCCGCGACATGGGTCAGACCATCGCGGCCGGGAAGGTCCTCGAGGTCCACGAGAAATAG
- the rpsJ gene encoding 30S ribosomal protein S10 — protein MQQARVRLAGTSPDDLDDICDDVREIANNTGVNLSGPIPLPTKTLEVPTRKSPDGEGTATWEHWEMRVHKRLIDLDADERALRQLMRIQVPNDVSIEIVLED, from the coding sequence ATGCAGCAGGCACGCGTTCGACTCGCGGGTACGAGTCCAGACGACCTCGACGACATCTGCGACGACGTCCGCGAGATTGCGAACAACACCGGCGTCAACCTCAGCGGTCCGATTCCGCTACCGACCAAGACCCTCGAGGTGCCGACCCGGAAGTCGCCTGACGGCGAAGGCACCGCGACGTGGGAGCACTGGGAGATGCGCGTCCACAAGCGCCTGATCGATCTGGACGCCGACGAACGCGCACTCCGACAGCTCATGCGCATTCAGGTGCCAAACGACGTTTCGATCGAGATCGTCCTCGAGGACTAA
- a CDS encoding rhomboid family intramembrane serine protease, translating into MSERSASPVFELLIIFIIVFLSQWVAEAVDLMTTLFVLSPPIADHPWTVVTSVYAHGNVGHLLSNSIALVIFGWPVARATTRVRFHVFFLVMGALAGISEIVLSALLAVVSSAMAAILPFFTIPTFPPTGGVLGASGAVFALMGYLLAGNRFSSGIASVIQIPQWLAWVVFLGFATAITLATAAPGVALIAHFTGFLLGLLAGRARVLNVGPQAASGQPQREQF; encoded by the coding sequence ATGTCGGAGCGTTCTGCCAGTCCCGTCTTCGAGTTGCTGATCATCTTCATCATTGTCTTCCTCAGCCAATGGGTCGCCGAAGCCGTTGACCTCATGACGACGTTGTTCGTTCTGTCACCCCCAATTGCAGATCACCCGTGGACAGTCGTGACGAGTGTTTACGCACATGGCAACGTTGGCCACCTGCTCTCGAATAGTATCGCGCTCGTGATCTTCGGGTGGCCCGTTGCTCGAGCAACGACACGTGTTCGATTCCACGTGTTTTTCCTCGTCATGGGTGCACTTGCCGGCATTTCCGAAATCGTGTTGTCGGCACTGTTGGCAGTCGTCTCGTCCGCCATGGCAGCCATTTTACCATTTTTCACCATCCCGACGTTTCCGCCGACCGGTGGCGTTCTCGGCGCGAGTGGTGCCGTGTTTGCACTCATGGGCTATCTGCTCGCCGGCAACCGGTTCTCGTCGGGCATCGCCTCCGTAATACAGATTCCACAGTGGCTCGCCTGGGTCGTCTTCCTCGGCTTCGCTACGGCCATCACCCTCGCAACCGCAGCCCCAGGTGTTGCACTGATCGCTCACTTCACCGGTTTCCTCCTTGGCCTGCTCGCTGGACGGGCTCGAGTACTCAACGTCGGACCACAGGCTGCCAGTGGTCAGCCACAGCGTGAGCAGTTCTAA
- a CDS encoding carbohydrate ABC transporter permease, whose protein sequence is MATDTQPDSIPEERTNDGFLALDYEQTQRVKAIGFHTLLWSLIAIILFPVFWMAVVSFNQTGFESFIGDPVAWVAGVDLSGYRQVWYQSDFRYWFRNSLIVSVGATILSVGVCTLGAYSIGRLRYRGRTAVATFLLITQMFPAILLAIPLFLVFRDFGLFNTLTGLVIAYVAFTLPFAIWMLRGFYENLPESLEEAAMIDGSTRFGAVVRVVLPLSAPAIATTAIFTWVLAWNEFVFALVLINDSERKTLPPGMAEWIGQYALNWDMLMAGALGATIPMLIVFFLLQSYIVKGLAEGVGKS, encoded by the coding sequence ATGGCGACAGATACACAGCCCGATTCCATTCCCGAGGAGCGAACGAACGACGGCTTCCTCGCACTGGATTATGAGCAAACCCAACGCGTGAAAGCAATTGGTTTCCACACACTGTTGTGGTCACTCATTGCTATTATCCTGTTTCCAGTGTTCTGGATGGCCGTTGTCTCGTTCAACCAAACCGGTTTTGAGTCGTTCATCGGCGACCCAGTCGCATGGGTTGCCGGCGTTGATCTCTCCGGTTACAGACAGGTGTGGTACCAGTCTGACTTCCGCTACTGGTTCCGCAACAGCCTGATCGTCAGCGTCGGTGCAACCATCCTGAGCGTTGGTGTCTGTACGCTCGGCGCATACAGTATCGGTCGCCTCCGCTACCGTGGCCGAACAGCCGTCGCAACGTTCCTGTTGATCACGCAGATGTTCCCCGCTATCTTACTGGCCATCCCGCTGTTCCTGGTCTTCCGGGACTTCGGGCTGTTCAACACGCTTACGGGACTTGTGATCGCCTACGTTGCGTTTACCCTGCCGTTTGCAATCTGGATGCTCCGTGGATTCTACGAAAACCTCCCCGAATCGCTCGAGGAGGCAGCGATGATCGACGGCAGTACCAGATTTGGCGCTGTCGTTCGGGTCGTGCTCCCGCTGTCGGCACCGGCAATTGCGACGACCGCGATTTTCACGTGGGTGCTCGCGTGGAACGAGTTCGTCTTCGCACTGGTCTTGATCAACGACTCTGAACGCAAGACGTTGCCGCCAGGCATGGCCGAGTGGATCGGCCAGTACGCCCTCAACTGGGACATGCTCATGGCCGGCGCACTCGGTGCGACGATCCCTATGCTGATCGTCTTCTTCTTGCTCCAGAGCTACATCGTCAAAGGGCTGGCAGAAGGCGTCGGCAAATCATAA
- a CDS encoding carbohydrate ABC transporter permease: protein MATTTDKLRNFELPREYYHWLSKESVWGWLFLLPSLLALGLVSVYPLFRGVYLSFFEYDGIADPEFVGLEHYITILGWTEFWIVMRNTLVWAFAAVIVMALIGLGFAIMLNRDFRGRSVATTLLLLPWAVPFISIALNWRLMYNFELGPLNGFLRLTGISEGLPWIASSRYALFSIMLAWVWRNFPFFMLTFLAGMKGIPGDLYEASRVDGSTKVDQFRHITMPFLQPIAVVMTLLMSLWTLNHFTLIYVMTGGGPGNSSMVLPVYIYERAFHLSQMGLASAIAVVMLIVMMTYGLIYLRLYREDIGGK from the coding sequence ATGGCAACTACGACAGACAAACTCCGAAATTTCGAACTCCCCCGGGAGTACTATCACTGGCTTTCGAAAGAGAGCGTCTGGGGATGGTTGTTCTTACTCCCATCACTGCTGGCGCTTGGGCTCGTGAGTGTATATCCCCTCTTTCGTGGGGTTTACCTCAGCTTCTTCGAGTACGACGGGATTGCTGACCCAGAGTTCGTCGGACTCGAGCACTACATCACCATCCTCGGGTGGACCGAGTTCTGGATTGTGATGCGGAATACATTGGTCTGGGCGTTCGCAGCCGTCATCGTCATGGCCCTGATTGGCCTCGGCTTTGCGATCATGCTCAACCGTGACTTCCGGGGCCGATCAGTTGCGACGACGCTATTGTTGCTTCCGTGGGCAGTGCCGTTCATTTCGATTGCACTGAACTGGCGACTGATGTATAACTTCGAGTTAGGACCACTCAACGGTTTCCTCAGACTGACCGGAATTTCTGAAGGACTGCCGTGGATCGCAAGCTCGCGCTATGCACTGTTCTCGATTATGCTCGCTTGGGTCTGGCGGAACTTCCCCTTCTTCATGCTTACCTTCCTGGCAGGCATGAAGGGGATTCCTGGCGACCTCTACGAGGCGTCACGTGTCGACGGATCGACGAAAGTTGATCAGTTCAGACACATCACAATGCCGTTCTTGCAACCAATTGCGGTCGTGATGACGCTCTTGATGAGTCTCTGGACGCTCAATCACTTCACGTTGATTTACGTGATGACTGGCGGTGGCCCCGGAAACTCCTCGATGGTGTTACCGGTGTACATCTACGAACGGGCGTTCCACCTGAGCCAGATGGGACTGGCCAGTGCAATTGCCGTTGTCATGCTAATCGTCATGATGACGTACGGCCTGATCTACCTGCGACTCTACCGTGAAGACATTGGAGGGAAATAA
- a CDS encoding extracellular solute-binding protein, with protein MSGTNMPNEGESADSSEPSAAHSDADAEDYSRRGFMETAGAMGAAGATAGLAGCLDGFGSDDTEGTGDGDFLWWTMRGYIPEETEAIEDTADGFEDYSDEEVNLTTNVITWDQVFEQWTSSIQGANTPNVSEMANEHAVDYGASGVVQPNTELYEDHDDWYETPSYWGLYDDEKWGFPWFIEVRNFYANMDLLEESGHDSIPETWEEMINAAIDVTDETDENGLVSGAAQDTGTGQILYGATVQSGGEFFDHDGDEWSVELDSPTSLFSHLWMASFQEEWDIAPGGWAGMDGTDAEQLYREGNVAMMLNGGDAANEMVSEGEDIAEVTELAPIPEGPMGTNTAFMGGSCLSAFESDYTQYNVDDDLSMEFIEYMTLPDTMEGYFPEAAPNFLPVREAQEEIPPFTENNTDIPDEWIDARLDQAEDTARYGITGPELSAPFLGDLEGEMDAYSVAISGILGADDDPQEAIVEQANHVRDTISGEVDYDLPQNDEMPELEDAPDELTDWIEGNGDTPQIWNPYE; from the coding sequence ATGTCAGGAACGAACATGCCCAACGAGGGGGAGAGTGCTGACTCGAGTGAGCCATCAGCAGCTCACTCCGATGCAGACGCTGAGGACTACTCGAGGCGGGGATTCATGGAGACGGCCGGTGCAATGGGGGCTGCCGGTGCCACTGCGGGACTTGCTGGCTGTCTCGATGGGTTCGGAAGCGACGATACTGAGGGAACAGGCGATGGTGACTTCCTCTGGTGGACGATGCGGGGATACATTCCAGAGGAAACAGAGGCAATCGAAGACACTGCCGATGGGTTCGAAGACTATTCCGACGAGGAAGTCAATCTCACGACGAACGTCATCACGTGGGACCAGGTGTTCGAGCAGTGGACCTCGTCCATTCAGGGCGCGAACACGCCGAACGTCAGTGAGATGGCTAACGAGCACGCCGTCGACTACGGTGCAAGCGGCGTCGTCCAGCCAAATACCGAACTGTACGAAGACCACGACGACTGGTACGAAACGCCCTCCTACTGGGGGCTGTACGACGACGAAAAGTGGGGCTTCCCGTGGTTCATCGAAGTGCGAAACTTCTACGCGAACATGGACCTCCTCGAGGAGTCTGGCCACGACAGCATCCCTGAGACGTGGGAGGAGATGATCAACGCGGCAATCGATGTCACGGACGAAACCGACGAAAACGGTCTCGTCTCGGGTGCCGCACAAGACACCGGAACGGGACAGATTCTCTACGGGGCCACCGTCCAATCCGGCGGCGAGTTCTTCGACCACGACGGAGACGAGTGGTCGGTCGAACTTGACAGTCCAACATCGCTGTTCAGCCACCTCTGGATGGCAAGCTTCCAAGAAGAGTGGGATATTGCACCCGGCGGCTGGGCTGGCATGGACGGCACCGACGCCGAACAACTCTACCGTGAGGGTAACGTCGCGATGATGCTCAACGGCGGTGACGCCGCAAACGAGATGGTCAGCGAGGGCGAGGATATCGCCGAGGTGACCGAACTCGCGCCGATTCCAGAAGGGCCAATGGGGACGAACACAGCCTTCATGGGCGGCAGTTGTCTCTCGGCGTTCGAATCCGACTACACGCAGTACAACGTCGACGACGACCTCTCCATGGAGTTCATTGAGTACATGACGCTTCCGGACACGATGGAAGGGTACTTCCCGGAGGCTGCGCCGAACTTCCTGCCCGTTCGAGAGGCTCAAGAAGAGATTCCGCCGTTCACCGAGAACAACACGGACATCCCCGACGAGTGGATCGACGCCCGCCTCGACCAGGCCGAAGACACCGCTCGTTACGGGATTACCGGTCCCGAACTGAGTGCACCGTTCCTCGGCGACCTCGAGGGCGAGATGGACGCCTACTCGGTCGCGATCTCGGGTATCCTCGGTGCGGACGACGACCCACAGGAAGCCATCGTCGAGCAGGCAAACCACGTTCGCGATACGATCAGTGGCGAAGTCGACTACGACCTCCCACAGAACGACGAGATGCCTGAACTCGAGGACGCACCGGACGAACTTACGGACTGGATCGAAGGCAACGGCGACACGCCACAGATCTGGAACCCGTACGAGTAA